In the genome of Thermosphaera aggregans DSM 11486, one region contains:
- a CDS encoding ATP-binding protein — protein MTAKPRVKYPVQHRVESSDPGTNYVVIGWIINTVPRLEARLPLNLLNRHILIVGATGTGKSYTASRIAWRVSLKGVPVIVLDWHGEYGDLIADGVRLNPFENPVEFLNPHDPKSDVEVISDVLGLTPPQEYLLWRIIGEKGSRLDGVESLARVLETYYDDASWVRETRLSLHRKLKILATNPYSKLFSDSGSLPGDSSSVGKPVIMDLSLIRNINVRRIYGTMLLARLVHRNYGLRKSYLILIEEAQNYLGRDNPVGFLARMMGEIRKNNIGFCIITQSPSLIVDHVLVNTNTKIIHSVKSNLDLEVVSKSLFLDQDTARILPYMDVGEALLFNPSLKKPVLIRVG, from the coding sequence GTGACAGCGAAGCCGCGGGTTAAATACCCCGTTCAACACAGGGTGGAGAGTAGTGATCCGGGCACCAACTACGTCGTAATAGGCTGGATTATCAACACTGTTCCAAGGCTTGAGGCAAGACTACCGTTAAACCTGCTAAACAGGCATATCTTGATAGTCGGCGCCACCGGGACGGGCAAGTCTTATACTGCTTCAAGAATTGCGTGGAGGGTTAGCCTGAAAGGGGTTCCAGTGATCGTACTTGACTGGCACGGGGAGTATGGTGATTTAATTGCTGACGGGGTCAGGCTGAATCCTTTTGAAAACCCTGTGGAATTCCTCAATCCCCATGACCCCAAAAGCGATGTAGAAGTTATCAGCGACGTGCTGGGCTTGACCCCTCCCCAGGAATACCTGCTCTGGAGGATCATCGGTGAGAAGGGTAGCAGGCTTGACGGTGTTGAATCCTTGGCAAGGGTTTTGGAAACATACTACGATGACGCTAGCTGGGTGAGGGAGACAAGGCTCTCACTCCATAGGAAGCTGAAAATCCTCGCTACAAATCCTTATTCAAAACTGTTCAGTGACAGCGGTAGCTTGCCTGGGGACTCGTCAAGTGTTGGTAAGCCGGTGATAATGGATTTGTCACTAATTCGGAACATTAACGTGAGGAGGATATATGGGACAATGCTTCTCGCCAGACTAGTCCACAGGAACTATGGACTCAGGAAAAGTTATTTGATACTGATCGAGGAGGCTCAGAATTACCTGGGGAGGGATAATCCAGTAGGGTTTCTCGCCAGGATGATGGGCGAGATCAGGAAGAACAACATCGGCTTCTGCATTATAACACAGTCGCCCTCGCTAATAGTGGATCACGTACTCGTCAACACTAACACGAAGATCATACACTCAGTCAAGTCGAACTTGGATTTAGAAGTAGTTTCGAAAAGCCTCTTCCTAGACCAGGATACGGCTAGAATACTCCCTTATATGGATGTTGGAGAAGCCCTTCTCTTCAACCCCAGCCTTAAAAAACCTGTTTTAATAAGGGTTGGGTGA
- the thsB gene encoding thermosome subunit beta, with translation MAVEPTGIPVLILKEGTQRTAGRDALRANIMAARAVAEMIKTTFGPKGMDKMLVDALGDVTITNDGATIMDKAEIQHPAAKMLVQVAKSQDSEVGDGTKRAVVFSGELLKNAEELLAKNIHPTLIIAGYRRAMEEALNLLYQLSEPISIDDEESLKKIAKTSLTSKAVHDAREYFAEMAVKAVKQIVELRGDKYYVDLDNIQIIKKYGGALLDSMLVYGIVLDKEVVHPGMPRRVSEAKIALLDAPLEIEKPEIDAEIRINDPSQLKAFLQQEEEILMKLVDKIVEIGANVVITQKGIDEVAQHFLAKKGILAVRRVKRSDLEKLERATGGRIVSNIDDLKPEDLGYAKLVEERKIGEDKMVFVEGCKNPRAVSIVIRGGLERLVDEAERSMRDALSAVADAIKDGRVVPGGGAIEIELAKHIRKLATRVGGKEQLAIEAFAKALEGLVVTLIENAGLDPVDMIMKLRAAHEKEGGKHIGVNVFTGDIDDMYKNGVIEPVSVVANAIKAGTEASTIILRIDDLIAASKLEKGAEAGKKPGEEEKKEED, from the coding sequence ATGGCCGTCGAACCGACTGGAATACCTGTATTAATACTCAAAGAGGGAACCCAGAGAACCGCTGGTAGGGATGCTTTGAGAGCTAACATAATGGCTGCGAGAGCTGTTGCTGAAATGATTAAGACAACGTTCGGGCCGAAAGGCATGGATAAAATGCTAGTTGACGCTCTAGGAGACGTAACCATAACCAATGACGGCGCAACAATTATGGACAAGGCCGAGATCCAGCATCCAGCCGCTAAAATGCTCGTGCAAGTCGCTAAGAGCCAGGACAGCGAGGTTGGAGACGGTACTAAGAGGGCTGTGGTCTTCTCCGGCGAGCTGTTGAAGAATGCAGAGGAGTTATTGGCGAAAAACATTCATCCAACACTCATAATTGCAGGTTACAGGAGAGCAATGGAAGAGGCTCTAAACCTGCTCTACCAGCTCTCAGAACCGATAAGCATTGACGACGAGGAGTCCTTGAAGAAGATTGCCAAGACCTCCCTGACAAGTAAGGCCGTTCATGATGCCAGGGAGTATTTCGCCGAGATGGCTGTTAAAGCTGTTAAGCAGATCGTTGAGCTGAGAGGAGACAAATACTATGTCGACCTAGACAACATTCAGATTATCAAGAAGTATGGAGGAGCGCTCCTGGACTCAATGCTGGTCTACGGTATTGTACTGGACAAGGAGGTTGTTCACCCTGGAATGCCGAGAAGGGTTAGCGAGGCTAAGATAGCCCTCCTGGACGCACCACTTGAGATTGAGAAGCCCGAGATCGATGCCGAGATACGGATTAACGACCCCAGCCAGCTGAAAGCCTTCCTGCAGCAGGAAGAGGAAATACTAATGAAGCTCGTGGACAAGATCGTTGAGATAGGCGCCAACGTAGTCATAACCCAGAAAGGCATTGACGAGGTGGCCCAGCACTTCCTCGCTAAGAAGGGCATACTAGCCGTGAGAAGGGTTAAGAGGAGTGATCTCGAGAAGCTGGAGAGGGCTACCGGCGGCAGGATCGTAAGCAACATCGACGACCTGAAGCCCGAGGACCTGGGCTATGCTAAGCTCGTTGAGGAGAGGAAGATTGGAGAGGACAAGATGGTGTTCGTTGAGGGATGCAAGAACCCGAGAGCTGTGAGCATTGTGATAAGAGGTGGTTTAGAGAGGCTTGTCGACGAAGCTGAGAGAAGCATGAGGGATGCCCTATCCGCGGTAGCCGATGCCATCAAGGATGGACGCGTAGTACCGGGCGGTGGAGCAATAGAGATAGAGCTTGCCAAACACATCAGAAAGCTGGCCACGAGGGTTGGAGGGAAGGAGCAGCTCGCCATAGAGGCTTTCGCCAAGGCTTTGGAGGGACTCGTGGTCACGCTGATCGAAAACGCTGGACTAGACCCCGTTGACATGATAATGAAGCTTAGAGCAGCCCATGAGAAGGAAGGCGGCAAACACATCGGAGTAAACGTGTTCACCGGCGACATCGACGACATGTATAAGAACGGTGTTATAGAGCCTGTGAGCGTGGTGGCTAATGCTATAAAGGCTGGCACGGAGGCTTCGACAATAATCCTGAGGATTGACGACTTGATAGCTGCCAGCAAGCTCGAGAAGGGCGCTGAGGCGGGCAAGAAGCCTGGAGAAGAGGAGAAGAAAGAGGAAGACTAA
- a CDS encoding TRM11 family SAM-dependent methyltransferase → MYVREVTVEEYLDFVSRNTSITIDGQSIPLKPIKVNRLDPSPQELPDVSTTVWSFPKRGSWATHKGDYRGNWPPQIPRALILKYTSEGDVVLDPMVGSGTTCIEAVLLGRNCIGVDLNYHAVMLTHHRLYYLVKALESRGREPGRAWYKIYHGDARRLDKIRDDTVDLVLTHPPYLNIVRYGEERSEGDLSAVRGLEEFLVLFKEIAREVYRVLKPGKTLAVLVGDTRIKKHYVPLTHYVLLTLLDTGFVMMEEVVKIQHKMKTTREVWSRLRNRDFLLIYHEKLFILRKPVDREPKVKYSGRQDFVELKL, encoded by the coding sequence ATGTATGTGAGAGAAGTAACGGTGGAGGAGTACTTGGATTTTGTGTCCAGGAATACTAGTATAACTATTGATGGTCAATCTATTCCTCTTAAGCCTATCAAAGTGAACAGGCTTGATCCATCTCCACAGGAACTCCCTGATGTTTCGACAACTGTTTGGAGCTTCCCGAAACGGGGCTCATGGGCTACTCACAAAGGAGACTACAGGGGGAATTGGCCTCCTCAAATACCTCGCGCGCTAATACTCAAGTATACTAGCGAGGGAGATGTCGTGCTAGACCCAATGGTCGGCTCGGGGACAACATGTATTGAAGCTGTACTGCTCGGGAGGAACTGTATCGGTGTGGATTTAAACTACCACGCCGTAATGCTGACTCATCACAGACTCTACTACCTGGTTAAAGCATTGGAGAGTAGGGGGAGGGAGCCGGGGAGGGCGTGGTATAAAATCTACCATGGAGACGCCAGGAGGCTGGATAAGATACGGGATGATACCGTGGACTTGGTGTTAACGCACCCACCATACCTCAACATAGTCAGGTACGGGGAGGAGAGGTCCGAGGGGGATCTCTCCGCTGTGAGAGGGCTGGAGGAATTCCTAGTATTGTTTAAGGAGATAGCCAGAGAGGTTTACAGGGTGCTTAAACCCGGGAAGACCCTGGCAGTACTCGTAGGTGACACGCGGATTAAGAAGCACTATGTCCCCTTAACCCACTACGTCCTATTAACGCTTCTCGACACCGGTTTCGTGATGATGGAGGAGGTTGTTAAAATACAGCACAAGATGAAAACCACCAGGGAGGTTTGGAGCCGGTTGAGGAACAGGGATTTCCTACTGATATATCATGAAAAACTCTTCATACTTAGGAAACCAGTTGACAGAGAGCCAAAGGTTAAATACAGTGGTAGACAGGACTTCGTGGAGTTAAAGCTTTAA
- a CDS encoding transcription factor TFIIE: MVVTLPRKEDNALLRIAREIIGKTYGEIALQLFDYMLENNGYVAEETLTKDTGIKSNEGRRVLQKMSEEAIIVPGKLKTEDSTLHIWVLNRVALKSFVLNRLKKAREKLEARLNYERDNIIYECPVCGRRYSFEEAYLNDFKCVNEGADLLEANNDEVISLLESKIKELDEKIAELSEL; this comes from the coding sequence ATGGTGGTCACACTGCCGAGGAAGGAGGATAACGCGTTATTGAGGATTGCCAGGGAGATCATAGGTAAAACGTATGGAGAGATAGCATTGCAATTATTCGACTACATGCTCGAGAACAACGGGTATGTCGCCGAGGAAACCCTTACCAAAGATACGGGGATCAAGTCTAATGAGGGGAGGAGGGTGCTTCAGAAAATGTCTGAGGAAGCAATAATAGTGCCTGGGAAGTTGAAAACAGAGGATTCAACCCTCCACATATGGGTTTTAAACAGGGTTGCGTTAAAGAGCTTCGTGCTCAACAGGTTGAAGAAGGCTAGGGAGAAGCTGGAGGCTAGGCTCAATTATGAAAGGGATAATATAATTTATGAGTGCCCTGTGTGCGGTAGAAGATACTCTTTCGAAGAAGCATACTTGAACGATTTCAAATGTGTTAACGAGGGTGCAGATCTCCTGGAGGCGAATAATGATGAAGTAATATCCCTTCTTGAGTCAAAAATCAAGGAGCTGGATGAGAAAATAGCTGAGTTGAGTGAGCTCTAA
- a CDS encoding DNA cytosine methyltransferase: protein MKEYTVVDLFCGAGGFSLGFHLTRRFRTLLAIDNYNPAGLTYKLNFPMVKVLLEDIKDVNDSLLRKILGGAKIDVLIGSPPCEPFTGANPRRERNPLDRLYKDPVGQLTLHYIRILGVLRPRFFVMENVPAITEDGLKDALLGEFERVGYERVYFNILEAENYGTPSHRRRVFVSNLKIQPAPSPSNITVKEALSNLPLPGGFPPNHDLPKEPSHRKMKRMSRLDWGEAMIHYQGADKELPNLIRLHPHRIAPTVLGSSRFIHPYENRFLTVREQARLMGFPDSFVFTGGRDDQYNMIGEAVPPPLAKAIGLYVASRLDEEGG from the coding sequence TTGAAGGAGTACACGGTCGTAGACTTGTTCTGCGGGGCGGGAGGATTCTCTCTAGGCTTCCACCTAACACGCAGGTTTAGAACACTCCTCGCCATTGACAACTACAATCCCGCGGGCTTAACGTACAAGCTGAACTTTCCAATGGTGAAAGTCCTTCTTGAAGACATTAAAGACGTTAACGACTCACTGTTGAGGAAGATCCTGGGAGGTGCGAAAATAGATGTTCTAATAGGAAGCCCTCCGTGCGAGCCATTCACAGGCGCGAACCCGAGGAGGGAGCGCAACCCTTTGGACAGGCTTTACAAGGATCCAGTGGGACAGCTGACACTTCATTATATTAGGATATTAGGTGTTCTCCGCCCCAGGTTTTTTGTGATGGAGAATGTGCCGGCGATAACGGAGGATGGTTTAAAGGATGCACTACTGGGCGAGTTTGAAAGAGTTGGTTATGAAAGGGTTTACTTCAACATCCTGGAAGCCGAGAATTACGGCACCCCAAGCCATCGGAGAAGAGTGTTTGTTTCAAACCTTAAAATACAGCCCGCGCCAAGCCCCAGTAACATAACGGTTAAGGAGGCTCTCAGCAACCTTCCCCTGCCAGGCGGTTTCCCGCCTAACCATGACCTCCCGAAAGAGCCCTCCCATAGGAAGATGAAGAGAATGAGCAGGCTCGACTGGGGGGAAGCCATGATTCATTACCAGGGGGCTGACAAGGAGCTTCCAAACCTGATAAGGCTCCACCCTCACAGGATAGCTCCTACCGTGCTGGGCTCCTCACGCTTCATACATCCCTACGAGAACAGGTTTCTAACCGTTAGGGAGCAGGCGAGGCTCATGGGTTTTCCAGACTCCTTCGTCTTCACGGGGGGCAGGGATGACCAGTACAACATGATTGGGGAGGCTGTCCCACCTCCCCTTGCCAAGGCGATAGGTTTATACGTTGCTAGTAGGCTGGATGAGGAGGGGGGATGA
- a CDS encoding RecB-family nuclease: MYIVLYSPTGIHKVVEFLKTMYLVEGFTPVIVKPIGAAAQIGVPEAHKIAYKAGKPLIVLPELADVSRILGASPVYYLSDEGEEKGFEEVFASSGNVAVVLNAGDVEPSRKELENVKTVWVKNFPKGLPAIALSGVIVYNALLLKTTR, encoded by the coding sequence ATGTACATTGTGCTTTACTCTCCGACAGGTATACACAAGGTTGTCGAATTCCTCAAGACAATGTACCTGGTCGAAGGGTTTACCCCTGTAATTGTCAAGCCCATAGGGGCGGCGGCCCAGATAGGCGTGCCGGAAGCCCATAAAATAGCTTATAAAGCCGGGAAGCCCCTGATAGTTCTACCCGAGCTGGCGGATGTTTCGAGAATCCTTGGGGCCAGCCCGGTCTACTATTTAAGTGATGAAGGCGAGGAGAAGGGGTTTGAAGAGGTTTTCGCGTCGAGCGGGAACGTTGCAGTGGTTTTAAACGCGGGGGATGTGGAGCCTAGTAGAAAAGAGCTTGAAAACGTTAAAACCGTGTGGGTTAAAAACTTCCCTAAGGGTTTGCCGGCAATTGCTTTATCGGGCGTCATAGTCTACAATGCATTATTGCTGAAGACTACCAGGTAG
- a CDS encoding aldo/keto reductase — protein MEYTTLGWTDLKVSRIGLGTWQYSEAWGLTDYEKAKQVIAKAVELGINFFDTAMVYGRGMSEEFLGKALRELGVKRDDVVIATKIPGEFLNPHDIFKSVDKSLKRLGIDSIDLLQLHWPPCWHNYPTPAYAKTLERLVLLGKIKYLGVSNYPVVLIEELRSSFSFTDVVSMQYRFNLAERWAEEELIPYAEANDLTFIPWSPLAKGALTGKYSLGALPEFKDVRGGEAVFHPENFAKLEKLLNTLRDVAAKYGKTPTQVVLNWMLKYSPVMLPIPGAKTPEQVEELAGAIGWELSYEDWRRIDEESRSIKISYATW, from the coding sequence ATGGAGTACACAACCCTTGGTTGGACTGATTTAAAAGTTTCCCGAATAGGGCTCGGCACATGGCAATATAGTGAGGCATGGGGGTTAACAGATTATGAGAAGGCTAAACAAGTGATCGCTAAAGCCGTTGAGCTAGGCATAAACTTCTTCGACACCGCAATGGTTTACGGGAGAGGGATGAGCGAGGAATTCCTGGGGAAAGCTCTCAGGGAGCTGGGGGTTAAAAGAGACGACGTGGTTATCGCCACTAAAATACCGGGCGAATTCCTTAACCCCCACGATATCTTCAAGTCTGTGGACAAGTCCTTGAAAAGGCTTGGGATTGATTCAATAGACCTGCTCCAGTTGCACTGGCCTCCCTGCTGGCACAACTACCCTACTCCAGCCTATGCTAAAACGCTTGAAAGGCTTGTCCTACTTGGGAAGATTAAATACCTGGGAGTCAGCAACTACCCTGTGGTGTTGATTGAGGAGTTGAGATCCTCCTTCTCCTTCACTGACGTGGTAAGCATGCAGTACAGGTTTAACCTGGCCGAGAGATGGGCGGAGGAGGAGCTAATACCCTATGCCGAAGCAAACGATTTAACATTCATACCTTGGAGCCCCCTGGCTAAGGGGGCGTTAACGGGGAAGTATTCGCTGGGAGCCCTGCCCGAGTTCAAGGATGTGAGAGGGGGCGAGGCCGTTTTCCACCCCGAGAACTTTGCGAAGCTTGAAAAACTGTTGAACACGTTGCGCGATGTGGCCGCAAAGTACGGTAAAACCCCTACCCAGGTGGTGTTGAACTGGATGCTAAAGTACAGCCCTGTTATGTTGCCAATACCGGGCGCTAAGACTCCGGAGCAGGTTGAGGAGTTGGCCGGGGCGATCGGCTGGGAGCTATCATACGAGGACTGGAGGAGGATTGATGAGGAGAGCCGCAGTATCAAAATATCCTACGCTACCTGGTAG